A DNA window from Turicibacter sp. TJ11 contains the following coding sequences:
- the rlmN gene encoding 23S rRNA (adenine(2503)-C(2))-methyltransferase RlmN — MEFKSIFSLDMTDWQDWLVANKQPKFRASQIFDWLYKKRVKTIDEMSNLPKDLKALLSESFDFTTLSERKKQVASDGTTKFLFELADGNLIETVLMRHKYGCSVCVTTQVGCRIGCKFCASTLSGLKRNLEAGEIVSQVLRVQQYLDETDDRVSHIVVMGIGEPFENYENLSQFINIINNEKGLNIGARHITVSTSGIVPKIYNFAADHPQVSFAISLHAPTDELRTTLMPINRAYPLEKLMQAAHFYVNETNRRITFEYGLIKNVNDTVECANQLADLVKGLNCHINLIPVNYVPERGFDRTPLEHIEQFEKTLKKRGINATVRRELGSDIDAACGQLRAKEGAL; from the coding sequence ATGGAGTTTAAATCCATTTTTAGTTTAGATATGACAGATTGGCAAGATTGGTTAGTCGCTAATAAACAACCTAAATTTAGAGCGTCACAAATCTTTGATTGGTTATATAAAAAACGTGTTAAAACAATTGATGAGATGAGTAACTTACCAAAAGATTTAAAAGCTTTATTAAGTGAATCGTTTGATTTTACTACGTTATCAGAACGTAAAAAACAAGTAGCAAGTGACGGGACGACAAAGTTTTTATTTGAATTAGCTGATGGAAACTTAATTGAAACGGTATTAATGCGACATAAGTATGGATGTTCTGTTTGTGTGACGACACAGGTTGGATGTCGCATCGGATGTAAGTTCTGTGCTTCGACATTAAGTGGGTTAAAACGTAATTTAGAAGCGGGAGAAATTGTTAGCCAAGTATTACGTGTTCAACAATACTTAGATGAGACAGATGATCGTGTAAGTCACATCGTTGTCATGGGAATTGGGGAACCTTTTGAAAATTATGAGAATCTCTCTCAATTCATTAATATTATTAATAATGAAAAAGGTTTAAATATTGGAGCACGACACATTACAGTTTCAACAAGTGGGATCGTTCCTAAAATTTATAATTTTGCTGCTGATCATCCTCAAGTTTCGTTTGCTATCTCGCTTCATGCCCCAACGGATGAATTACGTACAACGTTGATGCCAATTAATCGTGCCTATCCGTTAGAAAAATTAATGCAAGCGGCACACTTTTATGTGAATGAAACGAACCGACGAATTACTTTTGAATATGGATTGATTAAAAATGTGAATGATACGGTAGAGTGTGCGAATCAATTAGCCGATTTAGTTAAAGGGCTTAATTGCCACATTAATTTAATACCAGTGAATTACGTTCCAGAACGTGGATTTGATCGTACACCACTTGAACATATTGAACAATTTGAGAAGACATTGAAAAAACGTGGGATAAATGCAACTGTTCGACGCGAGTTAGGAAGTGACATTGACGCGGCTTGTGGGCAGTTAAGAGCTAAAGAGGGGGCTTTATAA
- the rsmB gene encoding 16S rRNA (cytosine(967)-C(5))-methyltransferase RsmB, with the protein MANARELALQTLTDILIEGAYSNHALSEQIEKNELTVQDKNFMTELVYGTLQHEQLLNFYVTPFFKGKVKAWIRILIQMTLYQILFLDSVPEHAAISEAVTIAKKRGGQFNGKLVNAILREIMRTPLPSFETIKDQEERLAIETSHPLWLIKLWSKQYGYEKAVQMAKANNERVHVTIRVNGVKGTREELKQKLESEGITCTYGSLSEDALVVLKGNVIQTKAFEQGWFYVQDESSMLVGRALKPKHHSKVLDTCSAPGGKTTHLAEIMRQTGTVYAHDVYDHKIKLIEANVNRLGLTNVVATLQDAMTLNERYEAESFDAILVDAPCSGLGILRRHPEVKLTKKPSDLDEITSIQKQILNTVAPLLKPGGTLVYSTCTVNRKENDKMIEQFLGQHSDYELDSTLVKRLPDALSDQTQHGMVQLFPGDYQTDGFFIACLKRQG; encoded by the coding sequence ATGGCAAATGCCCGAGAATTGGCATTGCAGACGTTAACCGATATTTTAATAGAAGGAGCTTATAGCAATCATGCTTTAAGCGAACAAATTGAAAAAAATGAGTTAACAGTTCAAGATAAAAACTTTATGACTGAATTAGTTTATGGAACGTTACAGCATGAACAATTATTAAATTTTTATGTAACGCCATTCTTTAAAGGAAAAGTGAAAGCATGGATTCGCATTTTAATCCAAATGACTTTATATCAAATTTTATTTTTAGATAGTGTTCCAGAGCATGCAGCTATTTCTGAAGCTGTAACGATTGCCAAAAAACGTGGCGGGCAGTTTAATGGAAAATTAGTCAATGCTATTTTAAGAGAGATCATGCGTACGCCATTACCAAGTTTTGAAACCATTAAAGATCAAGAGGAACGTTTAGCAATTGAAACGTCACATCCGCTTTGGTTAATTAAATTATGGAGTAAGCAATATGGTTATGAAAAAGCGGTTCAAATGGCGAAGGCTAACAATGAGCGTGTTCATGTCACGATTCGTGTCAATGGTGTTAAAGGAACGCGTGAAGAGTTAAAACAAAAACTTGAATCTGAAGGAATTACATGTACTTATGGATCGTTAAGTGAAGATGCTTTAGTCGTGTTAAAAGGAAATGTCATTCAAACAAAAGCATTTGAACAAGGGTGGTTTTATGTTCAAGATGAATCATCTATGCTAGTCGGTCGAGCATTAAAACCAAAACATCATTCAAAAGTATTGGATACTTGCTCAGCACCAGGTGGAAAAACAACACATCTCGCTGAAATCATGCGTCAAACGGGAACGGTATATGCGCATGATGTGTATGATCATAAAATCAAACTCATTGAAGCTAATGTCAATCGACTAGGATTAACGAATGTGGTCGCAACATTACAAGATGCAATGACGTTAAATGAACGCTATGAAGCTGAAAGTTTCGATGCCATTTTAGTGGATGCTCCTTGTTCAGGACTAGGAATTTTAAGACGACATCCTGAAGTGAAGTTGACAAAAAAACCATCCGATCTTGATGAAATTACGAGTATTCAAAAACAGATTTTAAATACAGTTGCTCCTCTTTTAAAACCAGGAGGAACACTCGTTTACAGTACGTGTACAGTGAATCGTAAAGAAAATGATAAAATGATTGAACAATTTTTAGGTCAACATTCAGATTATGAACTTGATTCAACCTTAGTTAAACGACTTCCCGATGCTTTAAGCGATCAAACACAGCATGGAATGGTTCAATTATTTCCAGGTGACTATCAAACGGATGGATTTTTTATCGCTTGTTTAAAACGTCAAGGCTAA
- a CDS encoding YitT family protein — protein sequence MGIVKTEHFRKEFKSLAMISVGTLLFAIGINWFINPSGLYVGGVTGISQLISRLLYTSFGIKINLGLLIWSINIPLLLISYKFIGKRFTYHTLYTVTFMTLSLNIIPEITLSDDVLLNIVVGGMIYALGGGTILKYGGSTGGLDILSQILSMRTQGSFGQYSFAVNCVIIAIAGYFDGWEVALYTILLIFVQMQIIDRIHTPHQSYTVFIVTNKQEEVISTLQSRLGRGITIINAEGAYTHQNRSLLMMVVSSYELYIALQLLNEVDPNSFTNVLQSSRIQGNFGRKIVDKAQ from the coding sequence ATGGGTATAGTAAAGACAGAACACTTTAGAAAAGAATTTAAAAGTCTAGCAATGATTTCGGTTGGGACGTTATTATTTGCCATAGGAATCAACTGGTTTATTAATCCATCGGGGTTGTATGTCGGTGGTGTGACAGGGATTTCACAGTTAATTAGCCGCCTCTTGTATACGTCTTTTGGAATTAAAATTAATTTAGGGTTATTAATTTGGTCGATTAATATTCCATTATTGTTAATTTCATACAAATTTATAGGTAAAAGATTTACCTACCATACGTTATATACGGTTACGTTTATGACACTGAGTTTAAATATTATTCCTGAGATTACTTTATCAGACGATGTCTTATTAAATATTGTCGTTGGTGGAATGATTTATGCTTTAGGTGGAGGAACCATTTTAAAGTATGGTGGATCAACCGGAGGACTTGATATCCTATCACAAATTTTATCGATGAGAACTCAAGGGTCGTTTGGACAATATTCTTTTGCTGTTAACTGTGTGATTATCGCAATTGCTGGCTACTTTGATGGGTGGGAAGTGGCATTATATACAATTTTATTAATTTTTGTACAAATGCAAATTATTGACCGCATACATACTCCACATCAAAGTTATACTGTCTTTATTGTTACAAATAAACAAGAAGAAGTGATTTCAACTTTACAAAGCCGTTTAGGGCGTGGGATTACTATTATTAATGCAGAAGGGGCTTACACGCATCAAAATCGTAGTTTATTAATGATGGTCGTTTCAAGTTATGAATTATACATTGCATTACAACTGTTAAATGAAGTGGATCCAAACTCATTTACAAATGTTTTACAAAGTTCACGAATTCAAGGGAACTTTGGACGCAAAATTGTCGATAAAGCTCAATAA
- a CDS encoding sporulation protein Cse60 — translation MAIQVKCFDEEHELDLETVVNEFLKTLPYQSVVDIKYSISHFSDTEGQVYSYSAMVIYET, via the coding sequence ATGGCAATTCAAGTAAAGTGTTTTGATGAAGAACATGAGCTCGACTTAGAAACTGTCGTCAATGAATTTTTAAAAACATTACCTTATCAATCCGTCGTAGATATTAAGTACTCAATTTCACATTTTAGTGATACAGAAGGACAGGTTTATAGTTATTCTGCGATGGTTATATATGAAACCTAA
- a CDS encoding YitT family protein: MNILKHEQVSVKLKNLGIMIIGSFLYVLAMNMFITPANLYTGGVTGISQLIIAFVFSTTGIQLSLGSLIFILNVPLLYLAWRSIGKRFAFLSIVAVVLQSVILELVPIGIFSDDILLNAVFGGVLIGVGLGMILKIGASTGGTDIISQYLSMKVNGSFGKYSFAINAVIIVLAGVTQSWETALYTIISIYITSVVVDKIHTVHQNLTLYIVTSKEEEMIESLQQQLYRGITVLEGRGAYTKNNKSVLMMVLSSYELYEALAVIKMVDEHSFTNVVQSEMIQGHFVRKEIK; the protein is encoded by the coding sequence ATGAATATTTTGAAGCATGAGCAGGTTTCGGTTAAGTTGAAAAACTTAGGTATTATGATCATTGGATCATTTTTATATGTTTTAGCGATGAATATGTTTATAACACCTGCTAATTTATATACGGGTGGTGTGACAGGGATTTCACAGTTAATTATCGCCTTTGTCTTTTCAACCACAGGTATCCAGTTAAGCTTAGGATCGTTAATCTTCATCTTAAATGTGCCACTACTTTATTTAGCTTGGCGCTCAATTGGTAAACGATTTGCTTTCTTAAGTATTGTGGCTGTTGTGTTGCAATCAGTCATTTTAGAATTGGTACCAATTGGAATATTTTCTGATGACATTTTATTAAATGCTGTCTTTGGTGGCGTATTAATTGGTGTTGGACTAGGCATGATCTTAAAAATTGGTGCCTCTACCGGAGGAACAGATATTATTTCACAATATCTTTCGATGAAAGTTAATGGTTCATTTGGAAAATATTCATTTGCCATTAATGCCGTGATTATTGTCTTAGCTGGAGTGACACAAAGTTGGGAAACGGCGTTATATACGATTATCTCAATTTATATTACTTCTGTTGTCGTTGATAAAATTCATACCGTTCATCAAAACTTAACGTTATATATCGTAACAAGTAAGGAAGAAGAAATGATTGAATCGCTTCAGCAGCAACTTTATCGAGGGATTACTGTTTTAGAAGGCCGAGGAGCTTATACAAAAAATAATAAAAGTGTTTTAATGATGGTTTTATCTAGCTATGAGTTATATGAAGCATTAGCTGTCATTAAAATGGTTGATGAGCATTCATTTACTAATGTGGTTCAAAGTGAAATGATTCAAGGACATTTTGTTAGAAAAGAAATTAAATAA
- a CDS encoding S1 RNA-binding domain-containing protein has protein sequence MLAGKFHEMTVERQTPLGYTLTLDGEEFFLHQAEITRPIEIGETVEVFVYYDAKKRLTATMQEPVVTTDEFGWTEVVDVREDLGVFVDIGINKNILIAPSDLPIFKSLWPQVGDYVYCYLKESQSNYLFAILARPQEFGGVKEEAPQSLHGKTVKARVIRTGKIGTNVITEEGYMGFIHESERREEPRLGEVVEGRVVRVKENGEFNMSLIPQKEFAIVEDSDIILDYLMGRRGAMPFYDKSEPDDIRRVFKMSKASFKRALGRLMKEGKVYQEDGWTYLKEEPTSEDN, from the coding sequence ATGTTAGCAGGAAAATTTCATGAAATGACAGTGGAACGTCAAACACCACTTGGCTATACATTAACGCTAGATGGTGAAGAGTTCTTTTTACATCAAGCAGAAATAACAAGACCAATTGAGATTGGAGAAACAGTTGAAGTTTTCGTTTATTACGATGCAAAAAAACGATTAACTGCAACGATGCAAGAACCAGTCGTTACAACGGACGAATTTGGTTGGACAGAAGTGGTAGATGTTCGTGAAGATTTAGGTGTCTTTGTAGACATTGGAATTAATAAAAATATTTTAATTGCACCATCAGATTTACCAATTTTTAAATCTTTATGGCCACAAGTTGGAGATTATGTTTATTGCTATTTAAAAGAATCTCAATCAAATTACCTCTTTGCGATTTTAGCTCGCCCACAAGAGTTTGGTGGAGTAAAAGAAGAAGCGCCACAATCATTACACGGTAAAACAGTTAAAGCACGCGTCATTCGTACAGGTAAAATTGGAACGAATGTGATTACGGAAGAAGGATATATGGGATTCATCCATGAAAGTGAACGTCGTGAAGAGCCTCGCTTAGGAGAAGTGGTTGAAGGACGTGTCGTACGCGTGAAAGAAAATGGAGAGTTCAATATGTCGTTAATTCCGCAAAAAGAATTCGCCATTGTAGAAGACTCAGATATTATTTTAGACTACTTAATGGGTCGTCGTGGAGCGATGCCGTTTTATGATAAATCAGAACCAGACGATATCCGTCGTGTCTTTAAAATGAGTAAAGCTTCATTTAAACGTGCACTAGGACGCTTAATGAAAGAAGGGAAAGTGTATCAAGAAGATGGATGGACTTATTTAAAAGAAGAGCCAACATCAGAAGATAACTAA
- a CDS encoding TraX family protein, translating into MEALNELKVNQDTIVEEKSGINATQLKLIALLTMFIDHIGAIIMPCLIDSAQANQNLSLFISLEGILILMRLIGRVSFPIFAFLIVNGYFHTSNKSNYLLRLTVFALISEPFFDFANTGMWLEFTHQNVFFTLALGLLTIWGYDNIAKANSFNFVAGLYVLTMSLMAVNLRTDYDFYGVLMIFIFYLFYQNKMRLCVMMILLNLLLYGPSIAMWPYVSSLIHDSYGFQLTGIKNLLLQIFVYLKCISQLFSVIALWPLVKYNGEKGDSTLNKYAFYLFYPIHLCLLGLIVSVLKYIL; encoded by the coding sequence ATGGAAGCTTTAAATGAGCTTAAAGTGAATCAAGACACAATAGTGGAAGAGAAGAGTGGAATAAATGCAACACAATTAAAACTGATTGCACTGCTCACCATGTTCATTGATCATATTGGGGCCATTATCATGCCCTGTTTAATTGATTCTGCTCAAGCTAATCAAAATTTATCTTTATTTATTTCGCTAGAAGGAATTCTGATTTTAATGCGCTTAATTGGGAGGGTGTCATTTCCTATCTTTGCTTTTTTAATCGTTAATGGATATTTTCATACGTCAAATAAGTCAAATTACTTATTGCGGTTGACGGTGTTTGCATTAATTTCAGAACCATTTTTTGATTTTGCAAATACAGGAATGTGGCTAGAGTTTACGCATCAAAATGTTTTCTTTACATTAGCATTAGGATTATTAACGATTTGGGGATACGATAATATCGCTAAAGCTAATAGTTTTAATTTTGTTGCGGGATTGTACGTTCTAACGATGAGTTTAATGGCTGTCAATTTAAGAACGGACTATGATTTTTATGGGGTTTTAATGATCTTTATTTTTTATCTTTTTTATCAAAATAAAATGCGTTTATGCGTGATGATGATTTTATTGAATCTTTTATTATATGGTCCATCTATTGCCATGTGGCCTTATGTTTCATCATTAATTCATGATTCTTATGGTTTTCAATTGACAGGAATTAAAAATCTTTTATTACAGATCTTTGTTTATTTAAAATGTATTTCGCAATTATTTTCAGTTATTGCTCTTTGGCCATTAGTTAAATACAATGGAGAAAAAGGAGATTCAACTTTAAATAAATATGCTTTTTATTTATTTTATCCGATTCATTTATGTTTGTTAGGTTTAATTGTCAGTGTCTTAAAATATATTTTATAG
- a CDS encoding FprA family A-type flavoprotein has translation MESLKLAENVYWLGVQDHDLEVFDVVMETKYGTSYNSYFVKGENKVALFDTVKAPYFEDYLKKIENHVSVNEIDYIIVHHTEPDHAGSIEKLIKLNPNITVIASAVAIRYLRNIVNIDFKSQAVKMNDELDLGGRTLKFISAPNLHWPDTIYSYLVEDEILFTCDSFGSHYAFDDVLMSKLPQEKNEDYMDALLNYYNPIFSPFKTYVLKAISTLSGLNIKMICPGHGPVLDTRIEEIINVYKQWSTEECSTEKLVVIPFTSAYGYTKMMAETVKEGILMVNPNVTVRLYDLDIKSFPEVKDQLFADLYQADAIAIGATTINKDAVPIIWDVLTNLNPITHGGKFGAVFGSYGWSGEAVDNVHARLTQLKLKMFEPVKLCFKPDEEKLADVLKLGKTIGRSLIKGCLVCDLD, from the coding sequence ATGGAGAGTTTAAAGCTAGCTGAAAATGTTTACTGGTTGGGGGTTCAAGATCATGATCTTGAAGTTTTTGACGTAGTGATGGAAACAAAATATGGAACATCATATAATTCATACTTTGTAAAAGGTGAAAATAAAGTTGCCTTATTTGATACAGTTAAAGCGCCTTATTTTGAGGATTACTTAAAGAAAATTGAAAATCATGTTTCTGTAAATGAAATTGATTACATTATTGTTCATCACACGGAACCTGATCATGCGGGATCAATTGAAAAATTAATTAAGTTAAATCCAAATATTACAGTCATTGCATCTGCTGTTGCGATTCGTTATTTACGTAACATTGTCAATATTGATTTTAAATCACAAGCTGTTAAAATGAATGATGAATTAGATTTAGGTGGACGTACCTTAAAATTTATTTCGGCACCAAATTTACATTGGCCAGATACGATTTATAGTTATTTAGTAGAAGATGAAATTTTATTTACTTGTGATTCATTTGGTAGTCATTATGCGTTTGATGACGTCTTAATGTCAAAATTACCACAGGAGAAAAATGAAGATTATATGGATGCTTTATTAAACTACTATAATCCAATTTTTTCACCTTTTAAAACATATGTCTTAAAAGCTATTTCAACGTTATCTGGATTAAATATTAAAATGATTTGTCCAGGACACGGACCGGTTCTTGATACACGTATTGAGGAAATTATAAATGTTTATAAACAGTGGTCAACAGAAGAATGTTCAACTGAAAAATTAGTCGTCATTCCTTTTACATCAGCTTATGGATACACTAAAATGATGGCTGAAACAGTTAAAGAAGGAATCTTAATGGTAAATCCTAATGTAACAGTTCGCTTATACGATCTTGATATTAAGAGTTTCCCAGAAGTTAAAGATCAATTATTTGCAGATTTATATCAAGCGGATGCGATTGCTATTGGGGCGACAACGATTAATAAAGATGCGGTTCCAATCATATGGGATGTATTAACTAATTTAAATCCAATTACTCACGGTGGAAAATTTGGTGCAGTCTTCGGATCATATGGATGGAGTGGAGAAGCAGTAGATAATGTACATGCTCGCTTAACTCAATTAAAATTAAAAATGTTTGAACCAGTGAAGTTATGCTTTAAACCAGATGAAGAAAAGTTAGCAGATGTTTTAAAACTTGGAAAAACAATTGGTCGTAGTCTAATTAAAGGATGTTTAGTTTGCGACTTAGACTAA
- a CDS encoding peptidylprolyl isomerase encodes MAKQYVGQTEYSKDTNPIATIEMENGGVMKIELYPEVAPQSVRNFISLANKGFYNGVIFHRVIRSFMIQGGDPQGLGIGGPGYSIYGEFKSNGFDNPVKHERGVISMARTNVPNSAGSQFFIMHKDSSHLDGSYAAFGKVIEGIEVVDEIASVECNHLDQPVIGQVMKSVTVDTKGIDYEEPNKL; translated from the coding sequence ATGGCAAAACAATATGTTGGACAAACAGAATATTCAAAAGACACAAATCCAATTGCAACAATTGAAATGGAAAATGGCGGAGTAATGAAAATTGAATTATACCCAGAAGTTGCTCCACAATCAGTACGTAACTTTATTTCATTAGCAAACAAAGGATTTTATAACGGGGTTATTTTCCACCGTGTCATTCGTAGCTTTATGATTCAAGGTGGAGATCCACAAGGATTAGGAATCGGTGGACCAGGATACAGTATTTATGGAGAATTCAAATCAAATGGATTTGATAATCCAGTGAAACATGAACGTGGTGTCATTTCAATGGCCCGTACGAATGTTCCTAACTCAGCAGGATCACAATTCTTTATCATGCATAAAGACTCATCACATTTAGATGGAAGCTATGCTGCTTTTGGAAAAGTCATTGAAGGAATTGAAGTGGTAGATGAGATTGCAAGTGTTGAATGTAATCATTTAGATCAACCAGTGATTGGACAAGTGATGAAATCAGTGACAGTTGATACAAAAGGCATCGATTACGAAGAACCAAATAAATTATAA
- the fmt gene encoding methionyl-tRNA formyltransferase, whose product MTRVVFMGTPDFSVPVLETIIKEGYEVVGVVTQPDRPVGRKRVLTPTPVKQKALEYNISVFQPEKIKEDYQTVLDWNPDLIITAAFGQIIPKILLDAPKFGCINVHASLLPKYRGGAPIHKAIIDGEKETGVTIMYMDVKMDTGDMISKVVVPIEETDHTGSMFEKLSLAGAELLAQTLPKLLAGEIEATPQNHEEATFAWNIKREDERIDWYKPANVLYNQVRGLHPWPVAFTQLDDVSVKIWWAEPNNHLYDAEPGTIVKVEKDGIVVACGDHAGLKITDIQISGKKRMDVASLLNGSHPIEVGKKFN is encoded by the coding sequence ATGACACGTGTTGTATTTATGGGAACTCCTGACTTTTCAGTTCCTGTTTTAGAAACAATTATTAAAGAAGGTTATGAAGTAGTAGGTGTGGTCACACAACCCGATCGTCCAGTCGGACGTAAACGAGTTTTAACACCAACACCAGTTAAACAAAAAGCGTTAGAATACAATATTTCGGTTTTTCAACCTGAGAAAATCAAAGAAGATTACCAAACTGTTTTAGATTGGAATCCAGATTTAATTATTACAGCTGCTTTTGGTCAAATTATCCCGAAAATTTTATTAGATGCACCAAAGTTTGGATGTATTAATGTTCATGCTTCATTATTACCAAAATATCGTGGTGGAGCACCGATTCATAAAGCCATTATTGATGGTGAAAAAGAAACAGGCGTAACCATCATGTATATGGACGTTAAAATGGATACAGGTGACATGATTAGTAAAGTAGTTGTCCCAATTGAAGAAACGGATCATACAGGAAGTATGTTTGAAAAGTTAAGTTTAGCAGGGGCAGAGCTTTTAGCTCAAACATTACCTAAATTATTAGCAGGTGAAATCGAAGCAACGCCACAAAATCATGAGGAAGCAACGTTTGCTTGGAACATTAAGCGTGAAGACGAACGTATCGACTGGTATAAACCAGCTAATGTTTTATATAATCAAGTACGTGGTCTTCATCCTTGGCCAGTTGCATTCACTCAACTCGATGATGTATCAGTAAAAATTTGGTGGGCTGAACCAAACAATCACTTATATGATGCTGAACCAGGAACGATTGTAAAAGTTGAGAAAGACGGAATCGTTGTTGCTTGTGGTGATCATGCAGGTCTTAAAATTACTGATATTCAAATTTCAGGTAAAAAACGTATGGATGTTGCAAGCCTTTTAAACGGTTCACATCCAATTGAAGTTGGAAAGAAATTCAACTAG